A single window of Paenibacillus sp. SYP-B4298 DNA harbors:
- a CDS encoding non-ribosomal peptide synthetase, which translates to MKSVFEREEAYWSGIFDNEDSMSFLPHSSPIHKETSVKEASSIGVIRRELPQELSARIISLAKGADMAVYLIVLAGVNGLLYTYTHQEHTIVGMPAYSEPDDGSVPTHDVLLIKTRVNGESTLRTLLGQIKSSVSGAIEHQHLPFRKMVQPLNVAYHPSGEPVIPTVVSLTSLHTDTGKSIAWSNTLFQFELTEGSIELQLSFNSARYDEAFMTRVIDHYIRLLTGVLFQPDLAIGGVDILSDAELDEIFTVFNDTEADYPREQTIHGLFEAQAERHPGAVAVEYEGERLTYRELNERANRLARTLRGQGVGADQLVGIMAERSPSMVVGILAILKAGGAYVPIDPDYPEERIRYMLDDSGTQVLLLPSHLQDKAAFAGVSLLLADEQTYAADGTNLASVNEPHDLAYVIYTSGTTGKPKGTLIEHKNVVRLLFNSRNLFDFGPADTWTLFHSFCFDFSVWEMYGALLYGGKLVIVPPMIAKHPAQFLHLLKERGVTILNQTPTYFYQLLREALAESGQTLSLRKVIFGGEALAPQQLKDWRKRYPATQLINMYGITETTVHVTYKEITEVEIAEGRSNIGRPIPTLKVYVLDANRRCVPAGVAGEMYVAGEGLARGYLNRPELTAEKFVDDPFTPGERLYRSGDLARWLPDGNIEYMGRIDHQVKVRGYRIELGEVEAQLLKLESVQEAVVMAREDGSGEKQLCAYLVADKALTVSELRGWLSEELPGYMIPSYFVQLERMPLTANGKTDRKALPAPEGSVNTGAEYIAPRTPLEEQLVQIWQEVLGPMRVGVKDSFFDLGGHSLSLMQLIQKVYAATGVEISLHNMFQHPSIEAMAYEIWQSGLEGHRGDRFMKLNEHGPINVFCFPPGGGYGIGYMELAKRLDGRCVLYAIDFMDDTEDGEDITGRYVDEMRRVQNDAPYVLLGYSLGGNLMYEVAQAIERRGGRVSDLIMLDSLYKQCATPLEEVESDIKEILEPADGMEKELLDNPFIRERVERKVRAYLTYGASLIHSGTVEAHIHGLIAEGTRERGALEHRPSWQDATRLSYEEYALAGVHEQVLAPEYVEENANVIGRIVQQIMERKLESHKVPL; encoded by the coding sequence ATGAAGTCGGTGTTTGAGAGGGAAGAGGCGTATTGGAGCGGAATTTTTGACAACGAAGATAGTATGAGCTTCTTGCCGCACAGCAGCCCCATCCATAAGGAAACAAGCGTGAAGGAGGCATCCAGCATCGGTGTCATCCGCCGCGAGCTGCCACAGGAGCTGTCCGCGAGGATTATCTCGCTGGCCAAGGGAGCGGACATGGCTGTCTATCTGATCGTATTGGCCGGAGTTAACGGGCTGCTCTACACCTATACGCATCAAGAGCATACGATTGTGGGCATGCCCGCGTACAGCGAGCCCGATGATGGAAGCGTGCCGACCCACGACGTTCTATTAATTAAGACGAGGGTGAATGGCGAGAGCACGCTGAGAACGCTGCTCGGCCAGATCAAATCCTCTGTCAGCGGAGCCATCGAGCATCAGCATCTTCCGTTTCGCAAGATGGTTCAACCTCTGAACGTAGCGTACCATCCGTCTGGCGAGCCTGTGATCCCTACAGTAGTCTCATTAACAAGCCTGCATACGGACACTGGAAAGAGCATCGCCTGGAGCAACACTCTGTTTCAGTTTGAATTGACGGAGGGCTCCATTGAGTTACAGCTAAGCTTCAACTCCGCCCGATACGACGAAGCCTTTATGACCAGGGTCATCGATCATTACATTCGGCTGCTGACAGGCGTGTTGTTCCAGCCAGACCTGGCTATTGGTGGAGTGGACATCCTGTCTGATGCCGAGCTGGACGAGATTTTTACTGTATTCAACGATACCGAGGCGGATTATCCGCGAGAGCAGACGATTCACGGGCTGTTCGAGGCGCAGGCGGAGCGTCATCCGGGTGCAGTCGCGGTCGAGTATGAGGGCGAGCGGCTAACGTACCGCGAGCTGAATGAGCGGGCGAACCGTCTGGCGCGCACCTTGCGCGGGCAAGGCGTAGGGGCGGATCAGCTCGTAGGCATTATGGCGGAGCGCTCGCCATCCATGGTGGTCGGGATACTCGCCATCTTGAAGGCCGGCGGAGCCTATGTGCCGATCGATCCCGACTACCCGGAGGAGCGCATCCGCTATATGCTGGACGATTCGGGAACCCAGGTGCTGCTGCTGCCATCGCATCTGCAGGACAAGGCAGCCTTCGCAGGAGTGAGCCTGCTGCTGGCTGACGAGCAGACCTATGCAGCGGACGGCACGAATCTGGCCTCGGTCAACGAGCCGCATGATCTGGCCTATGTCATCTACACGTCGGGCACGACAGGCAAGCCGAAGGGCACCTTGATCGAGCACAAGAACGTGGTGCGGCTGCTGTTCAACAGCAGGAACCTGTTCGACTTCGGCCCGGCGGATACATGGACGTTGTTCCACTCGTTCTGCTTCGACTTCTCGGTATGGGAGATGTACGGGGCGCTGCTGTACGGAGGCAAGCTGGTCATTGTTCCGCCGATGATTGCGAAGCACCCGGCGCAGTTCCTGCACTTGCTGAAGGAGCGTGGGGTCACGATTCTGAACCAGACGCCGACCTACTTCTACCAGTTGCTGCGCGAAGCACTGGCAGAGAGCGGACAGACGCTGAGTCTGCGCAAGGTGATCTTCGGCGGGGAGGCGCTGGCGCCACAGCAGCTCAAGGACTGGAGGAAGCGATACCCGGCGACGCAACTGATCAATATGTACGGCATCACGGAAACGACGGTGCATGTGACGTACAAGGAAATTACCGAGGTGGAGATTGCCGAGGGAAGAAGCAACATCGGCAGACCGATCCCGACGCTGAAGGTGTATGTGCTGGATGCGAACCGAAGATGCGTGCCAGCGGGCGTGGCAGGCGAGATGTATGTGGCGGGCGAAGGACTGGCGCGGGGCTACCTGAACCGGCCGGAGCTGACGGCAGAGAAGTTCGTGGACGACCCGTTCACCCCTGGCGAGCGGCTGTACCGGTCGGGAGACCTGGCGAGATGGCTGCCGGACGGCAACATCGAGTATATGGGCCGGATCGACCACCAAGTGAAGGTACGGGGGTACCGGATCGAGCTAGGGGAAGTGGAAGCGCAGTTGTTGAAGCTGGAGTCGGTGCAGGAAGCCGTCGTCATGGCGCGCGAGGATGGCAGCGGAGAGAAGCAGCTCTGCGCGTACCTGGTGGCGGATAAGGCGTTGACGGTGAGCGAGCTGCGAGGCTGGCTGTCGGAGGAGCTGCCAGGGTATATGATTCCGTCGTATTTCGTGCAGCTTGAGAGGATGCCGCTGACGGCGAACGGGAAGACGGATCGCAAGGCGCTGCCAGCGCCGGAGGGAAGCGTGAATACTGGTGCGGAATACATCGCGCCGCGCACCCCGCTGGAGGAGCAGCTGGTACAGATCTGGCAAGAGGTGCTTGGCCCGATGAGGGTCGGAGTGAAGGACAGCTTCTTCGATCTGGGCGGCCACTCGTTAAGCCTGATGCAATTGATTCAGAAGGTATATGCCGCAACAGGGGTCGAAATCTCGCTCCACAACATGTTCCAGCATCCGTCCATCGAAGCGATGGCGTATGAAATCTGGCAATCCGGTCTTGAGGGACATCGCGGCGACCGCTTCATGAAGCTCAACGAGCACGGCCCGATCAACGTGTTTTGCTTTCCTCCGGGGGGCGGATATGGCATCGGTTATATGGAGCTGGCGAAGAGGCTGGATGGGCGCTGCGTGCTGTACGCCATCGATTTTATGGACGATACGGAAGATGGCGAGGACATCACTGGCCGTTATGTAGACGAGATGCGCCGCGTGCAGAACGACGCTCCGTATGTGCTGCTAGGGTACTCGCTGGGTGGCAATCTGATGTATGAGGTGGCCCAGGCGATCGAGAGAAGAGGCGGCCGCGTCTCGGACCTGATCATGCTGGACTCCCTGTACAAGCAATGTGCCACTCCGCTGGAGGAAGTGGAGAGCGACATCAAGGAAATTCTGGAGCCTGCCGACGGTATGGAGAAGGAATTGCTTGACAATCCATTCATTCGCGAACGTGTGGAGCGCAAGGTGCGGGCGTACCTGACCTACGGAGCGAGCCTGATTCACTCGGGCACGGTCGAGGCCCATATTCATGGGCTCATCGCCGAGGGCACCAGAGAGCGTGGAGCGCTGGAGCATC